The genome window NNNNNNNNNNNNNNNNNNNNNNNNNNNNNNNNNNNNNNNNNNNNNNNNNNNNNNNNNNNNNNNNNNNNNNNNNNNNNNNNNNNNNNNNNNNNNNNNNNNNNNNNNNNNNNNNNNNNNNNNNNNNNNNNNNNNNNNNNNNNNNNNNNNNNNNNNNNNNNNNNNNNNNNNNNNNNNNNNNNNNNNNNNNNNNNNNNNNNNNNNNNNNNNNNNNNNNNNNNNNNNNNNNNNNNNNNNNNNNNNNNNNNNNNNNNNNNNNNNNNNNNNNNNNNNNNNggttctttccagcttctggctattataaatagggcagctatgcacatagtggagcatgtgtccttattaccagttggaacctcttctgggtatatacccagaagaggtatttggTTTGTGCTTTCATATGTCATATGCACACGGTCTAGATAAATATGAGTTGAAATATTTATGATCTTTTTAAGTGAAGAAAACAGTTTCTACCTCTTGCTTTTATAAACATTTTGCCAACCCTCCCATGAAAGTAATGTGAAGCACACACGTTTCTTATCCTCTGCACCATGGATCAGTTGTGGTCTCTTTACTAATAATTTTCTATAggtagaagcttctctgatgaggaatGAGAGATGAATGGATACAAGTATATCAATGTcatgagggatttttgtgttgaTTTGTCAACTATGAGAATAATAGCATTTGTAATATCACCCAGGGCTGATACCCTATCTAGCTATAGATTCTCTCCCTTTTACCAGTACCAGCTATGCACTTTGTTTCATGGAGAAGAATCTTAAGTCCAAACAGAAAGTGGTTAGTTCCTCCCATGCTTTTGTGCTACATTCATACCAGTGGTCATACCCTGTCAAGCCAGTCATTGTTATAGCATTCAGGGTCTAGATCTTGTgagatttgatgattttttttctctcagcagtATACATAACACCTTCCATTATCATAAGGGCTGGCCAGAAGGGATAAAGTATCCAAATAAGGGCTTCCtagatttctccatgtcctctggCTTATGCATGTTATAGCTAGAGAAATAGTGTCTTAATAAGAATTTCTAGAAGATTTAGTGCAATAATAGATAACAGATATGAAAGAacctgtatgtgtacacacataagtGTTCTATGTCTCAAACCTTGAAGACTTACACATGGAGAAAGTGTGCTGTGTATCCTTGTTCATATGTGGCAGCTGTTTCTTCCTGGAGCTTGTGTGGAATGGCCTCAACTTTAGTGCCTAAGCCTCAGGATGCTCTGACTCAACATTGAAGTCTACAGCAAGATTGCCAAGGCAAGATTACAGGCAATATTCTGGaagatatattattatatgtctAAAAGAGTTCAGTTATTAATAATATTAGGTTTGTATTTCCTGGTATATAGTGTCTTAATGTAGTAGtacatctctgtctctgtttctcttgtaAGGTAaccattttatataattatacattttagtAACCTTTCAAATTCATAGATTTCTACAGGGCTTTTAAGAAAAACCTTCAGTGTTAACTATCCCTCTCCTTATGCCCTGATGCACTCTGCCCTCCCAAGTCAAACCACAATGtaattcttcatttttcattactATTTTGCCCTTTAGACTCTTCTGAGTGGGCTACATTAAGAAGAGGAAAGATTGGGTGTACCTGACTCTGACTTATGGACAATAGAGTCAGGATGAATCTACTGGCATCTCAATTCAGTAGGTAATTGTGTAATTTGTCATGGCAGAAGCCAGCCATTTTCCTAGGAGTGTCCTTTATGTTCTATATGCAAATATGGAGAGCAGTAAATCTTCTATTAACCTGCCCTGATGGTATGTGTACAGCCTTTATGAGTCATCTACTGATGGTGCATTTGTCACCATCTCCTCTCAGATGGTGAATTCTGAACCTTTTTCCCTTTAGGGACATGGATAGTGACATTCTCAGCTGAACCCTTCCTTACTGTCATAAGCATTTACAGTCATAGGAAGCTGACATGCTTCACTGAGGTTGACTCAGTGCCCATCTGCTTCACAGAGCAAAGCTGGAGAAGTTAGAGACTTTTTCATCCTCCTcattctattctttctcttccagatATAAAACAACTTTCCAGGACCAAataatatttctcttctcttctcttctcttctcttctcttctcttctcttctcttctcttctcttctcttctcttctcttctcttctcttctcttctcttctcttctNNNNNNNNNNNNNNNNNNNNNNNNNNNNNNNNNNNNNNNNNNNNNNNNNNtctcctctcctctcctcttctctctctctctctctctctctctctctctctctctctctctctctctctctctccttcttcccttcttgaACACCTTTTAAGTCCCAATTAGCAGGTTTCAGatgcttaaatatttaattacttcctgaacatttcagctaatgtcatcccagtttggtcctgggaatctcttgctttcctggcatttgggacttgCTGGTGTCTACCCCTAGTTCCCCAAcccccattgctatacacctctgttcaaattcctgaccctctgtgtTTCATCCCTGTctcacaaaggggagggagaagttTTAGAGACCATAACCAGAGATTAGGAAAGGCCTtcagttgggggatggggccacccatacatctccaaatttttaacccagaattgctcccatctaaaggaaatacagggacaaaatgtggagcagagactgaaggaaaggcaatccagagactgccctacctggggatccatcccatatacagacaccaagcccagacactattgcagttgccaagaagtgcttgctgacaggagcctgttgttatagctgtctcccgagaggctctgcaagagcctgacaaatacagaggttggctcccagccaaccattgtactgaaaATGGGCacctcagtggaggagttagagaaaggagtgaagaagttgaaggggtttgcaaccccataggaagaacaacagtatcaaccaaccagaccctccagagctcccagggactaaaccaccaaccaaagagtacacaaagggacccatggctccagctgcatatgtagcagaggatggccttgtctagcatcactgagaggagagtcccttggtcttgtgaaggctcaatgccccagtgtaggggaatgctagggcagtgaattgggtaggtgggtggaggagcaccctcatagaaacagggggaggggagatgggttgggggattgtggaggggaaaccctgaaagggataacatttgaaatgtaagtaaataaaacatcaaaaaaaaaaaaaaacttctgggacATTCCAGGTGACAAAAATGAGAGTAGTTAATGTCATCACTGAGATTTCTAAGGGTTTCAAAATGTAAACTTCAGACTCCCTGTTTTAAAGATGCTATTTTCTCCTAGCACCATAACTTTGTCAATTTGAACAAAAACATTTTCTCATTGATGAAAAGGGAAATTTCCTAGATTTCTGAAACAAAATgttgaaataaaaggaaaactcaggaACTCCTGAGGCAGAATTGGAATTGATAACTAGCTCTGATATTCcataaattttaaatctttctctgtgGGAATCACTTATTGGACAAATCAATTTTTTTCACATCCTGGGACTGCAGCTCTATGTTTTATCAACAATAACAGCTCCCTATGACTTGCCAGCCTCCTCCTGTGTACCTACCCCTACAGTGTCCACAGCCTTGTCCTCTCCCAAAGTGTTATAACATCAACCAAAAATTAAGTCATAAAATTTTAGTTCATTCTCTCAGTTTTATGTAACCAAGATTTCATAAATATTAGATAATTGGGACATGATATAGGTAGCTACATGgcagtttaaaataaaacattatgctttctctgtctgtctgtctgtctgtctgtctgtctctgtctctctctgtttctctgtctctgtctgtctctgtctttctttgtcttgctctgtgtgtctctctctgtgtctctgtgtttgtgtctgtctctctgtgtctctgtctctctctctgtttctctctctctctctttctgtgtgcgtgtgtgtgtgtgtgtgtgtgtgtgtgtgtgtgtgtgtgtgtatactgtgtctTAAGGAAGTTCTCAGATAAATATTGGTTGCTCTGTACCACAGAGACTCTCAACAGCTCTTCACATAAGTGAACTGTAAGTGACTGAGTCTTTTGCTAATAAAGAACATACTGAGGACAGGTGCAGTTTCAGTTCATGTACTGTCATGATAAACAGTCTTGTGGTTGTCTTTAAAGGTGAGTCCAAATATATTCTGCAAATGTATCATTTGATAGGGCAGTCCTGAAGAGGGTCAGGATAAGGCCCAGGGCTATGAGCCTCCCCTTGGAAggacacattttatattttatggttcacaaaaaaaaatcaaacccaggcaGAAGACATGATCTATCTCTTCAACAAGGTTGTGAAAGATGATGGTGAAATAACACCCACAGTCCACTTTAATTCTATTCTTTGAGCCCATAGGTAAATACCTAAAAGCAAGAATGTAAATGGGCAAATGCACAACAGAATGCCAATGAATTAAGTATAACAACCAGGACACAATttgtaatacagaaaaaaatatgtttttaatcaagaaagaaaacttagaCAACCAGTAAGAAAATCCCACACTTTCTGCATCTATCAGATCTTACTGAAACTGTAAAAAGGGGGATTGCCTGCTGAGTCACAGCACTGAATCAGTGATGTCCAGGAACAGGATATTTCAAATTCTGTAGATTTCTGGGTAAGCCAGTTGGGCATGGATTTGCATTGGTTGGGAAATTCTTGAACCTGCCCACTATTAAATACTTCTACTCCCACGGGGCTGGGCAGCCAGTTCTATAAAGTTCTATAAAGAGGTCCTTGGCTGCATCACTTTGTATTCAAGTCCTGGTCTACTTCGGAGAAATTGGTGAGTGTTATTTCTTGAGTTGTTCTGTCTTTATGGTCTTCCTATGTGCTGTAATCAGTTTTGAGGGAGTAAGCATCCTGAATCTAGTTTTGATCATGGGATGAACTGTACCTACCTAGCAGTCAGAAATTTGGCAATAGATAAatgacttttcattttattaggtAGGTGGTTGAACAGTGAACATTTCTCTTTCATATGCATTTATGGTgttcttttaaaagtcatatacCTTAGTAGGTATTAGAACCTGGGATTTTCCTCACATGTACTTTACTGTCCAACCCCAGATAACCTGCTGGGATGATACAGTGAATGAGGTAGAGGGCATGAATTGGTTTCGAGTTTGTTCAGGACACTAGAACTTAAGACTTCTTGAAGATGTTTCTGTGTTAAAACAGCCTTATTTGTTTCATTAGAATAAAATAGTTTATCCTAAATAAAGTAAAGATATAATGCAGGTTTTCTCAAGGTTACTACAACATATTGCTGACAGGAAAGTGAAAAGccacaatattttaaaacagaagttGAGGGGAAATGTTCATATAAGGAGCAAGAAATGGACCAGATGATCCAAGTCTCCAACAATCTACTCTATTGATCACCCTTGAACACTCTTATGTCGTCTCTTTCAGATCCTGAGATTTCAGCACTATGTCTTACCAAGAGCAGCAGTGCAAGCAGGCTTGCCAGCCTCCTCCTGTGTGCCCACACCCAAAGTGCCCAGAGCCTTGTCCTCTGCCTAAGTGCCCTGAGCCTTGTCCTCCCACAAAGTGCCCAGAGCCCTGTCCTCCGTCAAAGTGCCCTGAGCCATGCCCCCCACAGTCATGCCAGCAGAAATGCCCTCCTGTGCAACCTCCGCAGCCATGCCAGCAGAAATGCCCACCCAAGAGCAAATAAGGGCTTCAGTAGtcttcaaaaccaaaagaagggaacaGAATCCATCTTACATAAGTCCATAGCAACACCTCCATCTTCCATTTAAACATGTAATGGATGCAAAAGAATCTTCTTCACCCTTccttcaccatgtgggtctcaaGACACAGGCACTTCTTGGAAACTATTTGCATGCTGTTATCAAGAGACTGTTGAAAATGGCCCTTTGTCAGTGTCATTATCACAGATGCGCAGAGGGAAGATCAAATGTCTTCTCAGTGCCCTCAAAGAATGTTTTCCAAATCTGATTGTCACTGGTGTTCTATTTCCTGAATAAAGTAAAATCTTATTAATGGTAttcatgtgttcttttcttctaaaacttTACTGCCTTCATAGTATGCTTATAATTTAACATAATTTTGAAACATAATAATGATTACTTAGTGTTTGATTGCTTGAAGGAcacatttttcattatatataataacaatatCTCCTTTTAAGATATGCTCACTTAAGAAGATAATGTGATGTTCAGTTATACTTGCACAACTTGGATCACATTTCTACCTACACCCAACATATTTTGTCTCACTTGTCTCATTACTCTACCCTGGTAGTTACATGTACATTAATGCATTTTTGCTAATTCattctgattttatatttaagaCAAACATGCTCACCTTGTATGTAGAATGTACATATTTCTTTTAGCAAGATGATACTCAGTTGTATCAATTGCATAGTTTCCtctacatttagtgttttgatcattatAAGTCACGGGAAATGTCTTTCTGGTCCTATCTCTTGGGTGTTCTCTGTGCCTCTTGGATCTGGATAGGTACCTCTTCTTTAGATCAGATGCACAATGTTCTTTCAATTGGCCTGTATCTGCTAAGACTTGCTTTATATCCTAATAGATGGTCAGTTGTGGAGACAGGTGCATGGGCTACGGATAGGAAAGTGTTTCTCTCGTGATACACTTAGGTAGAATGTTTTATAGACTTCAAGTTAGGTCCCTTCGGTTTACAGTGTAATTCAACTCCAGTTTCTCTGATTAGTTTTTGTCAGAGCAGGGTGCTGAAGTCACCCACTATAACTCTGTGAAGTTTAATATGTGATTGTAacaaaaatattgtttcttttacaaatttagGTATCCTTGCCTGTGGTGCATAAATATTTAGGATTGTAAAAAGTTAtcatggtggattttttttttttactaattgaGGAtttagtgtccttccctatcacttcttattagttttggtttgaaacctattttttagattaaaaatagcAATGCCTGTTTGCTTCTTGTTTCTATTTGCTGGAAATAACATTTTCCACCTTTTTACCACAAGGTGACATCTGTCTGTGATGATGAGTTGTGTGTATTAGagtgaacaaaaagaaaatttctattttctaatcTAACatattagtctgtgtctttttactggttAATTGAAACcaatttaacattattattattgaagtctttattttcctattttgttgttgtagtgtgtgtgtgtgtgggggggtgtttttAAGTCCTCTTTTGTTTAAGTGCTCTAGGATTCTTTATTTCTTGTCTCTTCTTGGGCTTATTTAACTTTCAGACCAGTTTTCTTTCTACTGTCCTCTATAGAACTGTATTGCTGAAAAGAAATgtcttaaatttgttttcatcatgaagttttttcttctttaattgtaTTTGAAGTTTTATGGGGTATAGTGTTTGTTGGTATCATCTGTGATCTTCCAGAGCTGATAGGACCTCCATACAGTCTCTTCTTGCTTTAAGTTCTTCACTGGAAAACCAGTTTTTATTCAGTGGGCGTACCTTTACATGTGCCTTGCTCTTTTCCTCTCCTAGgtatcttttctttgttctttacatttagtgctttgattatAATGTgtagaaataaatttcttttctagtcctgtCTATTTAGTGTCTATTTCGAGTTTAGTATGCCCTTTTCAACTCCATAGATTTCTCTTTGTTTAAATTtgggattttttcttttactatgagTTAGTTAAATTATTTTCCATGTCTTTTACCTGAGTTTCTTATCCTTCCTCCATACCTATTttcataggttttgttttttataatgtcTAAAATTTCATGCCTACTTTGTatgaagcattttttaaatttaacattttctttcactgaattCTCTATTTCTTCTATCTGGACTTCAAGACTCAAAATCatctcttcatctgaaagctaCTCTGAAATTTAAGGTTCAGATCTCTATTTGGAGCTCTGATTTCAGCTCTAAGAAGTCTTGTGTTGGTACTGTAGGTTAGGTGAGTGCAAATATAGCAGGTGAGGAAGGACGCTGCTTCTGGAGATCTTTTTAATGAGACTTGGGGTTCAATTCCCCAAAAGGCAGAAATAGGAACGGCTTCAGTCTAGTCATTGATGATGGTGAATTCCAAGGCAAGGGAGATGCCTGGAGGAAGGTTGGCGCTGTGCACCTACTGCCTGACTAGAGGTTATTCAGAAACCagaatggaagaggaggaaatggagaagtAGGTAGGCAAGTTGGGGACCAACCAAATACAGTGACTATGTGGACCCTGGTATAGCACAGTTCTGTGGTTGAAGGGGAGTCACAAAGTAATAGAGATGGGATGGAAATAATAGTCAAGTAAACTAGTGAGGAAGAACCAGGGTGACATTTGGGACTACAATTCAAATATCTGCTAAGTCATCAAGAATCAGAGATTGTTGGGAGGAA of Mus pahari chromosome 4, PAHARI_EIJ_v1.1, whole genome shotgun sequence contains these proteins:
- the LOC110320996 gene encoding small proline-rich protein 2G-like; amino-acid sequence: MSYQEQQCKQACQPPPVCPHPKCPEPCPLPKCPEPCPPTKCPEPCPPSKCPEPCPPQSCQQKCPPVQPPQPCQQKCPPKSK